The genomic window GACAGGCTCTGGCTCAGGTTGAGGGTCTGGAGGTATTCCCCAGAATGGGGAATAATCTAACTATATACGCTTACATCCCTATTTGTCCATACACCGTTTGTTCTTTTGTTATCATACCGAATATGGTTCAACTAGATGCGCGCGACCGGGCCATTTTGCTCGAGCTTCAACAGGAAAGCCGGCTCTCCTATGCTGAAATTGGCCAGCGGGTGGGGCTTTCCCCCGCAGCTGTGCATGACCGGGTGAAAAAACTCGAGCGCAGGGGGGTCATCCGAGCGTACAAAATTCAGGTTGACCCCGAAGCCCTGGGCCTCAAGCTGACGGCCTTTGTGGCCATCCGACTGGACAACAACTTTACCGGAAGGGAGATCCAGCCCGCCCTCGAGCAGTTTCCCCAGATCGAGGAGGTGCACAGCATCGCCGGCGAAAACGACCTGCTGCTCAAGGTGCGCACCAGCGATACCAAAACCTTAGAGGCCCTCATCTACCGCATCAAGGCCGTGCCGGGCATCGCCCGCATCACCTCGACCATTGTGCTTTCCACAGCGCTCGAGGGCCGCCCCCTGGTTCCAGACGAAAGCGAAAAAGCTGTTCAGTAGATTCCAAGCTTTGTAAGCGCTTACAAAGAGAGCCCCCCACCGGCGTTGTGCGCTGGAAGTGTCCCGGCTAACGTTTGCCCAGAGCCCCTGCGACTAGACTCGAGTCCATGAGAGAGCGCATGTACGCCATCACCACCCCCGAAGAAGCCGATAGGTTCATCGAAAGCCAGACCGTCACGGCCATATTCAAGGCGGGCACCTGCCACAAGACCATGCAGGGCTGGGGCAACGTGGAAAAAATGCTGCGGGAGCGGCCCGAAATCCCGGTGGGCATCATAAAGGTGGTCGAACATCGCCCGGCCTCCAACCGCGTGGCTGAACGCACCGGCATTGTGCACCATTCGCCCCAGATTATCCTTTTTCGCAACGGCCAGCCGCTCTTTGAGCTCAATAACTGGGACATTACCCTGGAGAACCTCGAGTCCCTCTTCAGCCAGTACCTGCCCGATGTAAAGGTTGAAAAACCACAGGAAAGCGGCTCGAGCAACCTCGAGCGCCAGACGAGGCCCACGCAGAACACTGAGCCCCTACCCTCCCCCAGTGGGCTCGCGCCTGCCGGCCTCGAGCCCTACAAGCGCCTGCTGGACGCCTACCTGAGCGGCGCGGTCAGCGAGCCGCAGTTCACCTGGACGTATTTGAACATGTTCCGCGAGGATGCCTCGCTGCGTTCGCAGGAAGAGTTCGAGTTGCTCAACTCGCTCTTTGGCAACCCCGACGAGCACCACATCCACCCCAGGGCCATCATGCAGTTCGAGCAAGAAAACCCCCAGGCCACGCCCTTGCGTGAGCGGGCGCAGGCCCTGCGGCAGAAGCTCGAGACGCTGTAAACCCCGTCTGGCGTTTTTGTCTCCGCCTGCTGTGGCGGGGTTTGCATTTCTCATGCCTGCATCGTCAGGAACGCGAATGTGCCGAGCAGCCAGCAATAAAGAACCCCCCTATTGGGGGGCTGGAATGGAGTCCCTGGCAACAGTGCGAAGGAAAATGGAGCGCCAGGCATTGAAGCTTAGCCTCGAGGGGTTCCAATGGGAACCTTATGAGCAGGGGTGGCTCGAGGCTAAGCGCCATCAAGGTAGCAATTAGTTTTGCAAAAGATGTGGAAGCGTTTACAGGATTGAGCACGGGCTCTGCGGGGAGCTTATCTGATCACCCACCCAAACCACACAAAGCTTGGGGTTTGTGTGGCATGTTGAGGAAGCATGCGCCGGGCCTACTCCACCTCCCACTGCGTCCTCGAGCTCCCCGAATATCACCCCTTCCCCAAATACAAATATGGCGGGGTGGCCGAGGCGCTTCGGCACGAACTGAACATCCAACCAGCCCCCGCCATTGGCTGGGAGACCCTGGCCCTGGCCCATACCCACGACTACCTGCAAAAGCTCCGCACCGAGGGGCTGAGCCGCCAGGAGGCCCACAAGGTGGGGCTGCCCTGGACCCAAAGCCTGCTGACGCGGGCCTTGCATGCTGCCGGAGGCACCCTGGCCGCCACCCAGGATGCCCTGGAAACCGGCCTGGGCCTCAACCTGGCCGGGGGAACCCACCACGCCTATCCAGACCGGGCCGAGGGCTACTGCCTGTTCAACGATGTGGCCGTAGCCATCGCCCACCTGCGAACCGGGGGCTGGCGTGGACGGGCTTTGGTGG from Meiothermus sp. CFH 77666 includes these protein-coding regions:
- a CDS encoding Lrp/AsnC family transcriptional regulator, with amino-acid sequence MVQLDARDRAILLELQQESRLSYAEIGQRVGLSPAAVHDRVKKLERRGVIRAYKIQVDPEALGLKLTAFVAIRLDNNFTGREIQPALEQFPQIEEVHSIAGENDLLLKVRTSDTKTLEALIYRIKAVPGIARITSTIVLSTALEGRPLVPDESEKAVQ
- a CDS encoding histone deacetylase, whose product is MRRAYSTSHCVLELPEYHPFPKYKYGGVAEALRHELNIQPAPAIGWETLALAHTHDYLQKLRTEGLSRQEAHKVGLPWTQSLLTRALHAAGGTLAATQDALETGLGLNLAGGTHHAYPDRAEGYCLFNDVAVAIAHLRTGGWRGRALVVDLDAHQGNGTAVFFQRDPRVFTLSVHALRNYPLKKEQSSLDVGLGDATGDAEYLAALEPALEQAFAFKPDLVFFNAGVDVLHNDRFGRLNLSLLGLAERDRRVFAKVKQAHVPLVVVMGGGYNRDPRTTVEAHAQTYRLALNVLGTR
- a CDS encoding monothiol bacilliredoxin BrxC family protein — protein: MRERMYAITTPEEADRFIESQTVTAIFKAGTCHKTMQGWGNVEKMLRERPEIPVGIIKVVEHRPASNRVAERTGIVHHSPQIILFRNGQPLFELNNWDITLENLESLFSQYLPDVKVEKPQESGSSNLERQTRPTQNTEPLPSPSGLAPAGLEPYKRLLDAYLSGAVSEPQFTWTYLNMFREDASLRSQEEFELLNSLFGNPDEHHIHPRAIMQFEQENPQATPLRERAQALRQKLETL